The proteins below are encoded in one region of Clostridium estertheticum:
- a CDS encoding aminopeptidase P family protein: protein MKNTLFNTNRKNLWESLEGNSITLIFAGEAPYKSADEKYEFTPNRNFYYLTGVDKDKMILMIVKIKGTVEETLFVEKSDPILARWVGDKMSKAKAKEISGIQNIEFVENFKNIFNAILEKTKIENLYLDLERQGFDISMSTSQRFAKVVMQRYPYLRVQNIYHEIASLRLIKSEEEIKLIRKAIDITDMGIKQLMKNSKVGIKEYQLEAYFDFSLKSYGVTDYAFHTIAACGKNATILHYVKNDSELQDGKLVLFDLGAQYKYYNADISRTFPVNGKYTERQKQVYNVVLKAQEAVIAIAKPGILFSVLNEKAKEVLAAGCIELGLIKEPSELSKYYFHGVSHYLGLDTHDVGNRDIELKPGMVCTNEPGLYIEEENIGIRIEDDILITKDGCENLSKQIIKTVDEIEAFMAK from the coding sequence ATGAAAAACACATTATTTAATACAAATAGGAAGAATCTTTGGGAAAGCTTAGAAGGGAATTCAATAACATTAATATTTGCAGGTGAAGCACCATATAAATCAGCAGATGAAAAATATGAATTCACTCCAAATAGGAATTTTTATTATTTAACAGGTGTTGATAAAGATAAAATGATTTTAATGATAGTAAAAATAAAGGGGACGGTTGAAGAGACATTATTTGTAGAGAAAAGTGATCCCATATTGGCTAGGTGGGTAGGAGATAAAATGTCTAAAGCTAAGGCAAAAGAAATCTCTGGTATACAAAATATTGAGTTTGTAGAGAATTTTAAAAATATATTTAACGCAATTTTAGAGAAAACAAAAATCGAAAATTTATATTTGGATCTTGAAAGACAAGGGTTTGATATATCAATGTCTACATCACAAAGGTTTGCAAAAGTGGTAATGCAAAGGTACCCTTATTTAAGGGTACAAAACATATACCATGAAATAGCGAGTCTTAGACTTATTAAATCAGAGGAAGAAATAAAGTTAATAAGGAAAGCTATAGATATTACAGACATGGGTATAAAACAACTAATGAAAAATTCGAAAGTCGGTATTAAAGAATATCAATTAGAGGCCTACTTTGATTTTTCATTGAAAAGTTACGGTGTAACTGATTATGCTTTTCATACCATTGCAGCATGTGGTAAGAATGCAACTATACTTCATTATGTAAAAAATGATAGTGAGCTTCAGGATGGTAAATTAGTGTTGTTTGATTTGGGGGCTCAGTATAAATATTACAATGCGGATATAAGCCGTACATTTCCTGTTAATGGAAAATATACAGAAAGACAAAAACAAGTTTATAATGTAGTATTAAAAGCGCAAGAAGCAGTAATAGCAATTGCAAAACCTGGTATATTGTTTTCAGTTCTAAATGAAAAGGCTAAAGAGGTACTTGCGGCTGGATGTATAGAGTTAGGTCTTATTAAAGAACCGAGTGAACTATCTAAGTATTATTTCCATGGGGTAAGTCATTATTTAGGATTAGATACTCATGATGTAGGGAACCGTGATATAGAATTGAAGCCTGGTATGGTATGTACTAATGAACCAGGACTTTACATAGAAGAAGAGAATATCGGAATTAGAATTGAAGATGATATATTAATTACAAAAGATGGGTGCGAAAATCTTTCAAAACAAATAATTAAGACTGTAGACGAAATTGAGGCATTTATGGCTAAGTAA
- a CDS encoding ATP-dependent Clp protease ATP-binding subunit, with the protein MMFNKFTERAQKVLVYAQEEAQQLKHGYVGTEHILLGILKEPDGVCKKSLNNMKVFSGEVKKLVLEYEGEGDVEMRRNEIPLTPRTKRLLELSLLEARNLNHNYISPEHILLALIRESEGVAYTILANLGADFNILKNDILDNWCSEGNLKGSILKEKQNHSTPTLDNFGKDLTEMAKEGKLDPVIGRDNETQRLLEILCRRMKNNPCLIGEPGVGKTAIAEGLAQKIASGSIPEILKDKRVITLDISSMVAGSKYRGEFEERLKKVMKEIVVAGNVIIFIDEIHTIIGAGGAEGAIDASNILKPALARGEIQCIGATTIDEYRKHIEKDAALERRFQPIIVGEPSKQEAVEILKGLRDKYEAHHRVKITDGAIEAAVSLSHRYIADRYLPDKAIDLIDEAGAKVRIQNLTAPPNLKNLEDEIDKISKEKLDAISVQDFEKAAKIRDTERKLKDKLYNSKNSWKTQNQADELIVSELEIANVVSRWINIPIEKLTQKESEKLLKLETLLHARVIGQYEAVKSISSAIRRARVGLKDPKRPIGSFIFLGPTGVGKTELSKALAEAMFGDENNMIRIDMSEYMDKHTVSRLMGSPPGYIGFDEGGQLTEKVRRNPYSVVLFDEIEKAHPDVVNILLQILDDGRLTDGKGKTIDFKNTVIIMTSNVGASALKKQKSLGFDIKENGVSSEYEKMKENIMKELKVSFRPEFLNRIDDIIVFHSLEQDDLCKIVDLMLKVVKERLEDLKINISFDDETKKHLAKAGFNRNYGARPLRREITKVVEDKLSEEILRGNINKGDNVSVVMENGELIFKILHI; encoded by the coding sequence ATGATGTTCAACAAATTTACAGAAAGAGCACAAAAGGTTTTGGTATATGCCCAAGAGGAAGCACAACAATTAAAGCATGGTTATGTAGGGACAGAACATATACTCTTAGGAATTCTAAAGGAACCAGATGGTGTATGTAAAAAATCATTGAATAATATGAAAGTTTTTTCAGGTGAGGTAAAAAAATTAGTGTTAGAATATGAAGGTGAAGGCGACGTTGAAATGCGCAGAAATGAGATACCGCTGACACCAAGAACGAAGCGCCTATTAGAACTAAGTTTACTTGAAGCAAGAAATTTAAATCATAATTATATTAGTCCAGAACACATTTTACTTGCATTGATTAGAGAATCAGAGGGAGTTGCATATACAATATTAGCTAACTTAGGAGCAGACTTTAATATACTAAAAAATGATATATTAGATAATTGGTGCTCCGAGGGTAATCTGAAGGGAAGTATATTGAAAGAAAAACAAAATCATAGTACGCCAACTTTAGATAATTTTGGAAAGGATTTAACTGAAATGGCAAAAGAAGGTAAGCTTGATCCTGTTATAGGAAGAGATAATGAAACTCAAAGGCTTTTAGAAATTTTGTGTAGAAGAATGAAGAATAATCCATGCCTTATAGGGGAGCCGGGCGTAGGTAAGACTGCTATAGCAGAGGGACTTGCACAAAAAATAGCATCTGGGAGTATCCCGGAGATTTTAAAAGATAAAAGAGTTATAACTTTAGATATATCGTCTATGGTTGCGGGTTCGAAATATAGAGGAGAGTTTGAGGAAAGGCTTAAAAAGGTTATGAAAGAAATAGTCGTCGCAGGAAATGTTATTATATTTATAGACGAAATTCATACTATAATAGGGGCCGGGGGAGCAGAGGGGGCTATTGATGCATCTAATATATTAAAACCAGCACTTGCTCGTGGGGAAATACAATGCATAGGGGCAACAACTATAGACGAATATAGAAAGCACATTGAAAAAGATGCGGCACTCGAGAGAAGATTTCAACCTATTATTGTAGGAGAGCCAAGTAAGCAAGAGGCTGTTGAAATATTAAAAGGATTAAGGGATAAGTATGAAGCACATCATAGAGTTAAAATTACCGATGGCGCCATAGAGGCCGCTGTTAGTTTATCTCATAGGTATATTGCGGATAGATACTTACCTGATAAAGCAATAGATCTTATAGATGAGGCGGGGGCAAAAGTTAGGATTCAAAATTTGACTGCTCCGCCAAATCTTAAAAATTTAGAAGATGAAATAGATAAAATTTCTAAAGAAAAATTGGATGCTATATCAGTACAGGATTTCGAGAAGGCGGCTAAAATAAGAGACACCGAAAGAAAGTTAAAGGACAAATTATATAATTCTAAAAACAGTTGGAAAACACAAAATCAAGCGGATGAACTAATAGTTTCAGAACTCGAAATTGCTAATGTTGTATCAAGATGGATTAACATTCCAATAGAAAAATTGACGCAAAAAGAATCAGAGAAATTATTAAAATTGGAGACGTTACTACATGCGAGAGTGATAGGTCAATATGAAGCAGTTAAATCTATTTCAAGTGCAATAAGACGTGCAAGAGTAGGGTTAAAAGATCCCAAAAGACCAATAGGTTCTTTTATATTTTTAGGGCCGACTGGTGTAGGGAAAACAGAATTATCTAAAGCTCTAGCAGAGGCTATGTTTGGTGATGAAAATAACATGATAAGAATAGATATGTCAGAATATATGGATAAGCACACAGTTTCGAGGCTTATGGGTTCACCTCCAGGATATATTGGATTTGATGAAGGTGGACAACTAACAGAAAAAGTGAGAAGAAACCCATATTCAGTAGTTCTTTTCGATGAAATTGAAAAAGCTCATCCAGATGTAGTTAATATTTTATTGCAAATATTAGATGACGGAAGGTTAACCGATGGAAAAGGTAAAACAATAGACTTTAAAAATACAGTAATTATAATGACATCTAATGTAGGGGCGTCTGCTCTTAAAAAGCAAAAGTCTCTAGGATTTGATATAAAGGAAAATGGTGTGAGTTCTGAATATGAAAAGATGAAAGAAAATATAATGAAAGAGCTAAAAGTTTCATTTAGACCAGAGTTCTTAAATAGAATAGATGATATTATTGTATTTCACTCACTAGAACAGGATGATTTATGTAAAATAGTAGATTTAATGCTTAAAGTTGTGAAGGAACGTCTTGAAGATCTTAAAATTAATATTAGTTTTGATGATGAAACTAAGAAACATTTGGCTAAGGCAGGATTTAATAGAAATTATGGAGCAAGACCACTAAGGAGGGAAATAACTAAAGTTGTGGAAGATAAATTGTCTGAAGAAATACTGAGGGGGAATATTAATAAAGGTGATAATGTAAGTGTTGTTATGGAAAATGGTGAATTGATTTTTAAAATTTTACATATTTAA
- the disA gene encoding DNA integrity scanning diadenylate cyclase DisA has protein sequence MREEKSKELMIILKMLAPGTSLREGLENILRAKTGGLIVLGNGKEILDIVDGGFGINADYSPAYIYELAKMDGAIVISSDLKKILYANTQLMPSSTIPTYETGTRHRTAQRIAKQTGYVVVAISQRRTIITVYKDDIKYVLRDSSVILAKANQAIQTLEKYVSVLERVVSNLNLLEFQDLATLFDVLSAIQRTEMVMRIVGEIERHICELGNEGRLISMQLNELIRSVEEDGILLIRDYCQSGMDYTQMYRQIENMTSGELIDLDFISRIIGYVGVPLVDTLISPRGYRMLNKIPRIPVNVIENLVKHFRELKATMEASYEQLDSVEGIGEARAKAIKNGLRRLKEQFMLDKQI, from the coding sequence ATGAGAGAAGAGAAAAGCAAGGAACTTATGATTATATTGAAAATGCTGGCACCTGGTACTTCGCTTAGAGAAGGACTTGAAAATATTCTTAGAGCTAAAACTGGTGGACTTATCGTTTTAGGAAATGGTAAGGAAATATTAGATATTGTAGATGGTGGATTTGGAATAAATGCGGACTATAGTCCTGCTTATATATATGAATTAGCAAAGATGGACGGAGCTATAGTAATAAGTAGCGATTTGAAAAAAATATTATATGCTAATACTCAACTTATGCCAAGCTCCACAATACCAACTTATGAAACTGGAACAAGACATAGAACTGCGCAAAGAATAGCTAAACAAACAGGGTATGTTGTTGTTGCAATATCACAAAGAAGAACTATTATAACTGTTTACAAGGATGATATAAAATATGTGTTAAGAGATAGTAGTGTTATTTTAGCAAAAGCGAATCAAGCTATCCAAACATTAGAGAAATATGTTTCAGTGCTTGAACGAGTAGTAAGTAATTTAAACCTTTTAGAATTTCAAGATTTAGCTACATTATTTGATGTACTATCAGCAATACAAAGGACAGAGATGGTTATGAGAATAGTCGGCGAAATAGAAAGGCATATATGTGAACTAGGCAATGAGGGTAGGCTAATTTCAATGCAACTAAATGAATTAATTAGAAGTGTTGAGGAAGATGGAATATTATTAATAAGAGATTATTGTCAAAGTGGTATGGATTATACCCAGATGTATAGACAAATAGAAAATATGACTTCAGGTGAACTAATAGATTTAGATTTTATATCTAGAATTATTGGATATGTAGGGGTTCCTTTAGTTGATACTTTAATTTCTCCAAGAGGATATAGGATGCTAAATAAAATACCTAGAATACCTGTAAATGTTATTGAAAATCTAGTTAAGCACTTTAGAGAATTAAAAGCAACAATGGAAGCTTCTTATGAACAACTTGATAGCGTAGAGGGAATCGGGGAAGCAAGAGCTAAAGCCATTAAAAACGGATTAAGAAGGTTGAAAGAGCAATTTATGCTAGACAAGCAAATATAG
- a CDS encoding DUF1573 domain-containing protein, with protein sequence MKDCIFDNFQNSVDESLLRHRSVFDVITKLQESDARVSRAVAKSITNCGCIKLEEKNMYTPPNIDDLNLDTPTALHSPVQGALCENCREVLEKELGNNLFYITSLCNILDLNLYDILLKEYDKISTLGKYSMR encoded by the coding sequence ATGAAAGATTGTATATTTGATAATTTTCAAAATTCTGTAGATGAATCCCTATTACGGCATAGAAGTGTTTTCGATGTAATTACTAAACTTCAAGAATCTGACGCTAGAGTCAGTAGGGCTGTTGCAAAATCTATTACCAATTGTGGCTGTATTAAGTTAGAAGAAAAAAACATGTACACACCACCTAATATAGACGATTTAAATTTAGATACCCCCACTGCTTTACATTCTCCTGTGCAAGGTGCTCTATGTGAAAACTGTAGGGAAGTTTTAGAAAAAGAGCTTGGTAATAATCTTTTTTATATTACCTCATTATGTAATATTTTAGATTTAAATTTATATGATATTCTTTTAAAAGAGTATGACAAAATTAGTACCCTTGGTAAATATAGTATGCGCTAG
- a CDS encoding CarD family transcriptional regulator, which translates to MLNIGEKIFISDYGAGYVKDIDDEESSNIECKYVNIYLLLDNMNFMIPINKIENYRVRKILNKVELEVILNTIGSDSDFIEKNWNNRYRSNKKKIQSGSALKMCEVIRDLYYLQKKDMLPPGEVKILERVEGMVASEIMLAFELNMEQALCKIRSLV; encoded by the coding sequence ATGTTAAATATTGGTGAGAAAATATTTATATCAGATTATGGTGCTGGATATGTAAAGGACATTGATGACGAAGAATCATCTAATATAGAATGTAAATATGTAAATATATATCTTTTATTAGATAACATGAATTTTATGATTCCAATAAATAAAATTGAAAATTATAGAGTAAGGAAAATTTTAAATAAAGTAGAATTAGAGGTTATTTTAAATACAATAGGGAGTGATTCAGATTTTATTGAAAAAAATTGGAACAACAGGTATAGAAGCAACAAGAAAAAAATTCAAAGTGGGAGTGCTTTGAAAATGTGTGAGGTAATTAGAGATTTATATTATTTACAAAAGAAAGATATGCTACCGCCAGGAGAGGTCAAGATTTTAGAAAGAGTTGAAGGAATGGTTGCTAGTGAAATAATGTTAGCTTTTGAACTTAACATGGAACAAGCATTATGTAAAATAAGGAGTTTAGTTTAA
- a CDS encoding PIN/TRAM domain-containing protein: MLKKIFRGLFTIIGLILGYLIGGMLLSTSYLAGFSYFKEGTIQGMIFIIFSTLIFGVILFLISPILVSFIMKFMEYVVKSTQKMPTSQIVFGTGGAIIGLVIASLFAGLFNYKSPLWTIIVIIFTVIMIALGADICARKRDEILAFFTSIKKNNGFKDKKIKGFTNENPKVLDTSVIIDGRIFDICQTGFVEGPLVIPTFVLEELRHIADSSDGLKRNRGRRGLDILNKIQKELNIEVEIWEKDFPDIAEVDSKLLKLAQVLNGKVITNDFNLNKVAEFQGVPVLNINELANAVKPVVLPGEEMKIQVMKDGKESGQGIAYLDDGTMIVVEGGRKYIGENIVVIVTSVLQTAAGRMIFAKNKDSLVKS, encoded by the coding sequence TTGTTAAAAAAAATTTTTAGAGGACTTTTTACAATCATAGGATTAATTTTAGGTTATTTAATAGGTGGTATGCTTCTAAGTACAAGTTATTTAGCAGGGTTTAGTTATTTTAAAGAGGGTACAATTCAAGGAATGATATTCATCATTTTTTCTACTTTGATTTTCGGGGTTATTTTATTTTTGATATCTCCTATACTAGTGTCTTTTATAATGAAATTCATGGAGTATGTAGTGAAAAGCACACAGAAAATGCCAACGTCACAAATTGTTTTTGGTACAGGTGGAGCGATAATAGGGCTTGTAATTGCATCTTTATTTGCAGGGTTATTTAATTATAAATCGCCTTTATGGACTATTATTGTAATTATTTTTACAGTTATAATGATAGCTTTAGGAGCAGATATCTGCGCTAGAAAAAGAGATGAAATATTAGCTTTTTTTACAAGTATCAAAAAAAACAATGGGTTTAAAGATAAAAAAATCAAGGGGTTTACTAATGAAAATCCAAAAGTATTAGATACATCTGTAATAATTGATGGCAGAATATTTGATATTTGTCAAACTGGGTTTGTTGAAGGTCCACTCGTAATACCAACTTTTGTATTAGAGGAGCTTAGGCATATTGCTGATTCATCAGACGGGCTTAAGAGGAATAGGGGAAGACGAGGATTAGATATATTAAATAAAATACAAAAGGAATTAAATATTGAGGTTGAGATTTGGGAAAAAGATTTTCCAGACATTGCAGAAGTAGATAGTAAATTACTCAAATTAGCTCAGGTTTTGAATGGTAAAGTAATTACAAACGATTTCAACCTTAATAAGGTAGCTGAATTTCAGGGAGTTCCGGTTTTAAATATTAATGAACTTGCAAACGCAGTAAAACCAGTAGTACTACCGGGGGAAGAAATGAAAATCCAAGTTATGAAAGATGGAAAAGAATCAGGGCAAGGAATAGCTTATTTAGATGATGGAACAATGATTGTTGTTGAAGGTGGACGAAAGTATATTGGTGAGAATATAGTTGTTATTGTAACATCTGTACTCCAGACGGCTGCAGGTAGAATGATTTTTGCTAAAAATAAAGATTCTTTAGTGAAAAGTTAG
- the ispD gene encoding 2-C-methyl-D-erythritol 4-phosphate cytidylyltransferase translates to MGRNCAIILAAGKGKRMGKSINKQYLNIKGYPILYYTLEAFSKSDFIDEIIVVAADAEVDYCNEQIIKKYKFSKVKSVVSGGKERQYSVLNGLKAVTNCEIVLIHDGARPFVNEDIIRNAIIYANLYGSAACGVQPKDTIKIKDSFGFSIKTPKREMLFCVQTPQAFRYNLILECHEKISREGIKVTDDTMVVEQYGNKVYLYEGSYDNIKVTTPEDLDIATQILQRNYC, encoded by the coding sequence ATGGGTAGAAACTGCGCCATAATTTTGGCGGCGGGTAAAGGAAAAAGGATGGGAAAATCTATTAATAAGCAGTATCTAAATATTAAAGGATACCCAATTTTATACTATACTTTAGAGGCTTTTTCAAAAAGCGATTTTATAGATGAAATTATAGTGGTTGCTGCAGATGCTGAAGTCGATTATTGTAATGAACAAATAATTAAAAAATATAAATTTTCAAAGGTGAAAAGTGTTGTTAGCGGTGGTAAAGAAAGACAATATTCAGTTTTAAATGGTCTAAAGGCTGTAACAAATTGCGAAATTGTGCTTATTCATGATGGGGCTAGACCTTTTGTTAACGAAGATATTATTAGAAATGCTATTATTTATGCTAATTTATATGGATCGGCAGCTTGTGGAGTACAACCTAAAGATACTATTAAGATTAAAGATTCTTTTGGGTTTTCTATAAAAACACCTAAGAGAGAGATGCTTTTTTGTGTTCAAACCCCACAAGCCTTTAGGTATAATCTTATATTAGAATGTCACGAAAAAATTAGTCGTGAGGGTATTAAAGTAACTGATGATACGATGGTGGTTGAACAATATGGTAATAAAGTATACCTTTACGAAGGTAGTTACGATAATATAAAGGTTACAACACCAGAAGATTTAGATATAGCTACTCAAATATTGCAAAGAAACTACTGTTGA
- a CDS encoding Mini-ribonuclease 3, translated as MEFNMLKGKFTVAQVRQLNPLVLAIVGDAIYEVFIRSYLVEKNRDMNAHKIHVKAVSYVKAHAQSEYMKNLIADLDEEELGIFKRARNSKSGTTPKNADLNEYKWATGFEALVGFLYLSEKNERLNDIFEKIINLDLGDE; from the coding sequence ATGGAATTTAATATGCTAAAGGGCAAATTTACAGTGGCACAAGTTAGGCAGTTAAATCCACTAGTGCTTGCAATAGTTGGAGATGCAATTTATGAGGTGTTTATCAGATCTTACCTCGTAGAAAAAAATAGAGATATGAATGCACATAAAATTCACGTTAAGGCGGTTTCATATGTAAAAGCGCATGCGCAAAGTGAGTATATGAAAAATTTAATAGCAGATTTAGACGAAGAGGAACTTGGAATTTTTAAAAGAGCTAGAAATTCTAAAAGTGGCACAACACCTAAAAACGCAGATTTAAATGAATATAAGTGGGCTACAGGCTTTGAAGCTTTAGTAGGTTTTTTATACTTAAGTGAAAAGAATGAAAGGTTAAACGATATTTTCGAGAAAATTATAAATCTTGATTTGGGAGATGAGTAA
- the thyX gene encoding FAD-dependent thymidylate synthase: MLKVKLIEHTPNPEKIVAAAAKLCYSQVGIDEILENLDEQKTNKFIKTLMTYGHHSPIEHVSFTFAVEGISRSLTHQLVRHRVASYSQQSQRYVQLKQFEYIIPPNIEKDEQAKEIFIQSMKRVQEEYNKLVEILSKNELTNFIEEYLMAEKLTNVEEIEKKQYLVLKNKSEKKAIEDARYVFPNACETKIIATMNARELMHFFNQRCCTRAQWEIRQMAKTMLMQAREVAPSLFRYAGPSCVSGQCPEGKMCCGKTLEVRKEYEMK, translated from the coding sequence ATGCTTAAGGTTAAATTAATAGAACATACACCGAATCCTGAAAAAATTGTAGCAGCAGCAGCTAAACTTTGTTATAGTCAAGTAGGAATTGATGAAATATTAGAAAATTTAGATGAACAAAAAACAAATAAATTTATAAAAACGCTAATGACTTATGGACATCATTCACCAATAGAACATGTAAGCTTTACTTTTGCAGTTGAGGGGATATCTAGAAGTTTGACACATCAATTAGTTAGACATAGGGTAGCATCATATTCTCAACAGAGTCAGAGATATGTACAACTTAAACAATTTGAATACATAATTCCACCTAATATTGAGAAAGATGAGCAGGCTAAGGAAATTTTCATACAATCCATGAAGCGTGTTCAAGAAGAGTACAATAAGTTAGTTGAGATATTGTCTAAGAATGAATTAACAAACTTTATAGAGGAATACTTAATGGCTGAAAAGCTTACAAATGTTGAAGAGATTGAAAAAAAACAATATTTAGTTCTTAAAAATAAATCGGAGAAAAAAGCCATCGAAGACGCACGGTATGTATTCCCAAATGCTTGTGAGACTAAAATAATAGCTACTATGAATGCTAGAGAATTAATGCATTTCTTTAATCAGAGATGTTGCACAAGAGCTCAGTGGGAAATACGCCAAATGGCCAAAACAATGCTGATGCAAGCTAGAGAAGTAGCACCATCACTTTTTAGATATGCAGGACCAAGTTGCGTTAGTGGACAATGTCCTGAGGGTAAAATGTGTTGTGGAAAGACTTTGGAAGTAAGAAAAGAATACGAGATGAAATAG
- the rlmB gene encoding 23S rRNA (guanosine(2251)-2'-O)-methyltransferase RlmB, whose translation MPRRNRTGDHGVKESREFTGNKEDKNKVINRKTRQNEENVVANNKGNRVKSEISSKNGNTGGESEPKIIREDLIEGRNAVIEALKSDRTVEYILIAKGDMVGSISVVLALAKEKGIVTKEVDRRKLDEMAQTSSHQGVIAVVTPYKYFEINDIFKYAEEKGEKPFIIILDEIEDPHNFGSIIRTAEVCGAHGIIIPKRKNVGATPTVYKTSAGAIEHVKIAKVTNINVAIEEIKKRGVWVYGADMEGEDYIFNTDLTGSVALVIGSEGRGIAKLTKEKCDVLVKIPMVGKITSLNASVAAGIIMYEIMKQKIR comes from the coding sequence ATGCCTAGAAGAAATAGAACGGGAGATCACGGTGTTAAGGAAAGTAGAGAATTTACAGGTAATAAAGAAGATAAAAACAAAGTAATAAATAGAAAAACTAGGCAAAATGAAGAGAATGTAGTAGCAAATAATAAGGGTAATAGAGTGAAATCTGAAATAAGTTCTAAGAATGGTAATACAGGCGGAGAAAGTGAACCTAAGATTATTAGAGAAGATTTAATTGAAGGAAGAAATGCAGTTATAGAAGCATTAAAATCAGATAGAACTGTAGAGTATATTCTTATTGCTAAAGGTGATATGGTAGGATCTATAAGCGTAGTATTAGCATTGGCTAAAGAAAAGGGAATTGTTACAAAAGAAGTAGATAGAAGAAAGCTAGATGAAATGGCACAAACTTCATCACATCAAGGGGTTATTGCTGTAGTAACACCATACAAATATTTTGAAATAAATGATATATTTAAATATGCAGAGGAAAAAGGAGAAAAGCCTTTTATAATTATATTAGATGAAATCGAAGATCCACACAATTTCGGGTCTATAATACGAACTGCAGAGGTATGTGGAGCTCATGGAATAATAATACCTAAGAGAAAAAATGTAGGAGCTACGCCTACGGTGTATAAAACATCTGCTGGTGCAATTGAACACGTGAAAATAGCAAAAGTAACTAATATAAATGTAGCCATAGAAGAAATAAAAAAACGTGGAGTGTGGGTTTACGGTGCTGATATGGAGGGGGAAGATTATATTTTCAATACTGATTTAACAGGATCTGTGGCACTTGTAATTGGAAGTGAAGGTAGAGGCATTGCAAAACTTACAAAAGAAAAATGTGACGTTCTAGTGAAAATACCAATGGTAGGAAAAATAACATCTTTAAATGCTTCTGTTGCAGCTGGCATAATAATGTATGAAATTATGAAACAAAAAATTAGATGA
- a CDS encoding NYN domain-containing protein, translated as MRTLFVDGYNVINSWPSLKKVKEYSYESSRVQLVGILQNYVAFKGYKMVIVFDAQLVKGSIQKKERQGNLVVVFTKEGETADNYIEKMVNNIGRNTEVCVITSDSLEQQITFQRGATRMSSIEFYHEVVSTQKKIEMEIEKKYLEKRNWLEERIDEKTLEKLEKMRRSR; from the coding sequence GTGAGAACACTTTTCGTTGATGGGTATAATGTTATTAATAGTTGGCCAAGTCTTAAAAAGGTTAAAGAATATAGTTATGAATCTTCGAGGGTTCAGCTTGTAGGTATCCTTCAAAACTATGTAGCATTCAAGGGCTATAAAATGGTTATAGTCTTTGATGCACAATTAGTTAAGGGCAGCATTCAAAAAAAAGAGAGACAAGGGAACTTAGTTGTGGTTTTTACAAAAGAAGGCGAAACAGCAGACAATTATATTGAAAAAATGGTTAACAACATAGGGCGAAACACTGAAGTTTGCGTAATTACATCTGACTCTTTAGAGCAACAGATTACATTCCAAAGAGGAGCTACAAGGATGTCGTCAATTGAATTTTATCACGAAGTAGTCAGTACACAAAAGAAGATTGAAATGGAGATTGAAAAAAAATATTTGGAAAAAAGAAATTGGTTAGAAGAGAGAATAGATGAAAAAACATTGGAAAAACTTGAGAAAATGAGAAGGAGTCGCTGA